A region of Thermotoga sp. Mc24 DNA encodes the following proteins:
- a CDS encoding FlgD immunoglobulin-like domain containing protein has product MRRFLPVLFLLITGIVLADNYVLIVYSEPLSQVFINGNYVGTVDVTGQMILTLNSSGKFTITVRKSWYIPFESEIIVSSPGEFVIFANLKEAGALRVFSNVYPVEVFAEGMYLGNIRSVKDTLYVPVGTVTLTFKAPGYKEETVTVQVKPRSENTINIYLEEKALALDLKVEPERFSPNGDWYNDKTTFYVYLSKPADLSVEVLNNRGETIWFKQLKGSEGTNRLIWDGKGAPDGRYRVRATASTDDEIQSVEKEVIVDRSEYTYFKELFIGSILALMVLLILVH; this is encoded by the coding sequence ATGAGAAGATTTTTACCGGTTCTTTTTCTGCTGATTACAGGCATCGTATTGGCGGACAATTACGTCCTGATCGTTTATTCGGAACCACTTTCTCAGGTTTTCATAAACGGAAACTACGTGGGAACGGTCGACGTGACCGGTCAGATGATACTCACATTGAATTCTTCCGGAAAATTCACCATAACGGTGAGAAAAAGCTGGTACATCCCGTTTGAAAGTGAAATCATCGTCTCATCTCCGGGAGAATTCGTTATATTCGCGAATCTGAAAGAAGCGGGAGCTCTGAGAGTCTTCTCGAACGTGTACCCTGTTGAGGTCTTCGCTGAAGGTATGTACCTGGGAAATATTCGCAGTGTCAAAGATACACTCTACGTACCGGTCGGTACAGTGACGCTCACATTCAAAGCACCGGGATACAAGGAAGAAACGGTGACCGTCCAGGTAAAACCAAGGAGTGAGAATACAATCAACATATATCTGGAAGAGAAGGCGCTCGCACTCGACTTGAAAGTGGAACCTGAGAGATTCTCACCGAACGGTGACTGGTACAACGATAAAACCACGTTCTATGTTTACCTCTCCAAACCCGCAGACCTGAGTGTGGAGGTCCTGAACAACAGAGGAGAAACCATCTGGTTCAAGCAACTGAAAGGCTCTGAGGGAACGAACAGGTTGATCTGGGACGGAAAAGGTGCACCAGACGGCAGATACAGGGTGAGAGCAACTGCCTCGACTGACGATGAGATACAATCCGTAGAAAAAGAAGTGATCGTGGACAGAAGCGAATACACCTACTTCAAAGAACTGTTTATCGGTTCGATCCTCGCACTGATGGTTCTTCTGATCCTCGTTCATTAA
- a CDS encoding calcium/sodium antiporter has product MSFLLTALGIAILVIGANWLVTGASSLALTLGISKLIVGLSVVAFGTSLPELVSSLVSASKGYSSIAISNVVGSNIANIGLCLGLAAILQSVPVKRSTVRSEIPFMILVTISLISLFLKNHYLSWHDGVVFLSFMVIFMYYLITSAKEVVEEELEEIKPQKSVATSLLMIAGGVLALWLGGDLTIENAVKIAETFGLSQAFIGLTVIAVGTSLPELMVSIVSAAKKESDILVGNIVGSNVFNILFILGVSSFFGRLTVDVDYSVDLWFLFITSTLLLIFAVSRRRISRFEGAIFLIVYSVYVYFVVLRG; this is encoded by the coding sequence GTGTCTTTTCTTCTGACAGCTCTAGGAATAGCGATTCTTGTGATCGGCGCGAACTGGCTCGTTACGGGAGCGTCGTCGCTGGCACTGACACTGGGAATTTCAAAGTTGATCGTGGGGCTTTCAGTTGTCGCTTTTGGAACATCTCTTCCCGAACTTGTTTCTTCTCTTGTTTCCGCCAGTAAGGGATATTCCAGTATAGCGATTTCCAACGTGGTTGGGAGCAACATAGCAAATATTGGTCTCTGCCTTGGGCTTGCTGCCATTCTTCAATCCGTACCGGTGAAGAGAAGCACTGTGAGATCTGAGATTCCGTTCATGATTCTGGTTACCATCTCTTTAATCAGTTTGTTTCTGAAAAATCACTATCTTTCCTGGCACGATGGAGTTGTATTTCTTTCTTTCATGGTAATCTTCATGTATTACCTGATCACTTCAGCGAAGGAAGTGGTGGAAGAGGAACTGGAAGAGATAAAACCACAGAAGAGTGTTGCGACCAGTCTTTTAATGATCGCAGGTGGAGTTCTCGCTCTCTGGCTCGGCGGAGACCTTACCATAGAGAACGCGGTGAAAATAGCCGAGACTTTCGGTCTCTCTCAGGCGTTTATAGGTCTGACTGTGATAGCTGTTGGAACTTCTCTACCGGAACTTATGGTAAGTATCGTCTCGGCGGCGAAAAAGGAGAGTGACATCCTCGTTGGAAACATCGTAGGAAGCAACGTCTTCAACATTCTTTTCATACTGGGAGTGAGCTCGTTCTTCGGAAGATTGACCGTGGATGTCGACTACTCTGTGGATCTCTGGTTTCTTTTCATAACGTCGACTCTTCTCCTCATTTTTGCTGTTTCCAGAAGGAGAATTTCACGCTTCGAAGGGGCAATTTTCCTCATTGTCTACTCTGTGTACGTTTACTTTGTAGTACTCAGAGGTTAA
- a CDS encoding secondary thiamine-phosphate synthase enzyme YjbQ: MKSYRKELWFHTKRRREFINITPLLEECVRESGIKEGLLLCNAMHITASVFINDDEPGLHHDFEVWLEKLAPEKPYSQYRHNDTGEDNADAHLKRTIMGREVVIAITDGKMDLGPWEQVFYGEFDGMRPKRVLVKIIGE; the protein is encoded by the coding sequence ATGAAGAGTTACAGAAAAGAACTCTGGTTCCACACGAAGAGGAGAAGAGAGTTCATCAACATAACACCACTTCTGGAGGAGTGTGTTAGAGAAAGCGGCATAAAAGAAGGCCTCCTTCTCTGCAACGCCATGCACATAACCGCGAGTGTCTTTATAAACGACGATGAACCAGGTCTTCACCACGATTTCGAGGTGTGGCTCGAAAAACTCGCCCCGGAGAAACCGTACTCTCAGTACAGACACAACGACACTGGAGAAGACAACGCGGACGCTCATCTCAAGCGTACAATCATGGGAAGAGAGGTGGTCATAGCCATCACCGATGGAAAGATGGATCTGGGACCGTGGGAGCAGGTTTTCTACGGTGAGTTCGATGGCATGAGGCCAAAGAGAGTCCTCGTCAAGATCATAGGGGAGTGA
- the rnr gene encoding ribonuclease R produces MSSIKKGDVERFILSDDYKPMVLKELYKKFRAKTREERRKVREVVKKLEKEGRIFRDSRGRYRKLGEDLKVGTIEFTRSGYVAFVITDEFEEIAVPIEDTKYAMHKDRVVVEISGTWRGLPRGRVVKVLERGLTRVVGVFDHKGTFGFVVPDDPKISYDFYVAPENIDGAKPNQKVIAEILKYPSPGKNPEAKVVKVLGDLDDPSIDLPSVIVKHDLPEPGEFPEEVIREANAIPARVRKKDLAGRKDLRDKVIVTIDGEDAKDFDDAISVEKLPNGNYLLGVHIADVSHYVKEGSALDQEAFKRGTSVYLIDTVIPMLPFRLSNGICSLVEGKDRLTMSVEMEIDRDGRVVRYDVYPSVIKSKKRMIYERVNEFLEDPSSMKEYEPFKELIYNAVELAEILREARRKRGAILDIESDEVKVILDENGQVMDIVPRKRGVAEKLIEEFMIRANETVAEIFDHAGLPFMYRVHEEPDPETIFQLRNYLEAMGIRTNFPQNIHPGMLQKLLEKVKDHPLRSSVERLLVRSMKRAMYSAVNIGHFGLASYAYTHFTSPIRRYPDLVVHRLLKLYLEQNGYFTPEQIEKFSKVLPKIARHCSRRERVADEAEWDLVAMKKVEYIAHHIGEIFNVVVTNITKFGLFVEIPEKSISGLVHISTLDDYYYYDETRNMLIGKRKGRVFRLGDVLRVKVMRADKIRGEIDFVLVEEDEE; encoded by the coding sequence ATGAGTTCAATAAAAAAGGGAGATGTTGAAAGATTCATACTTTCAGATGATTACAAACCCATGGTGTTGAAAGAACTCTACAAAAAGTTCAGGGCAAAGACAAGAGAAGAGAGAAGAAAAGTGAGAGAAGTTGTGAAAAAACTGGAAAAAGAAGGAAGGATCTTCAGAGACAGCAGGGGAAGATACAGAAAACTCGGTGAAGATCTCAAAGTAGGAACGATCGAATTCACGCGAAGCGGCTACGTAGCCTTTGTCATAACGGACGAGTTTGAAGAAATCGCCGTTCCCATTGAAGACACGAAGTACGCCATGCATAAAGACAGGGTAGTTGTTGAGATATCAGGGACCTGGAGGGGCCTTCCAAGAGGTAGGGTTGTAAAAGTTCTCGAACGTGGTCTCACGAGGGTTGTCGGTGTTTTTGATCACAAAGGAACCTTTGGATTTGTTGTGCCGGATGACCCGAAGATATCGTACGATTTCTACGTGGCACCCGAGAACATCGACGGTGCGAAACCCAACCAGAAAGTGATAGCAGAGATCCTGAAATATCCTTCTCCCGGAAAGAACCCAGAGGCGAAGGTTGTGAAAGTGCTCGGTGATCTCGACGATCCTTCCATCGACCTTCCAAGTGTCATAGTGAAACACGATCTTCCAGAACCGGGTGAATTCCCGGAAGAGGTCATAAGAGAGGCAAACGCGATACCGGCCAGGGTGAGAAAGAAAGATCTTGCCGGCAGGAAAGACTTGAGAGACAAGGTCATCGTCACTATAGATGGTGAAGATGCGAAGGACTTCGACGATGCCATCTCTGTGGAAAAACTTCCGAACGGAAATTACCTCCTTGGAGTTCACATAGCGGACGTTTCACATTACGTGAAAGAAGGTTCCGCACTGGATCAGGAAGCCTTCAAGAGGGGAACGAGTGTGTATCTCATAGATACCGTGATTCCAATGCTTCCCTTCAGACTGTCCAACGGTATCTGCAGTCTCGTGGAAGGAAAAGACAGACTCACCATGAGTGTGGAGATGGAGATAGACAGAGATGGACGGGTCGTGAGATACGATGTCTATCCGAGTGTGATAAAGAGCAAAAAGAGGATGATCTACGAGAGGGTGAACGAATTTCTGGAGGATCCCTCTTCGATGAAGGAGTACGAACCGTTCAAAGAGCTCATATACAACGCGGTGGAACTTGCGGAGATATTGAGAGAAGCACGAAGAAAGCGTGGAGCCATTCTGGATATAGAAAGTGACGAGGTGAAAGTCATACTGGATGAGAACGGTCAGGTGATGGATATCGTTCCAAGAAAAAGAGGTGTGGCGGAGAAATTGATAGAGGAATTCATGATCAGAGCGAACGAGACGGTGGCCGAGATATTCGATCACGCTGGACTTCCTTTCATGTATCGTGTACACGAGGAGCCCGATCCCGAGACCATTTTCCAGTTGAGGAACTATCTTGAAGCGATGGGAATAAGAACGAATTTCCCACAGAATATACATCCGGGAATGCTCCAGAAGCTTCTGGAGAAGGTTAAAGATCATCCTTTGAGAAGTAGTGTGGAGAGACTCCTCGTCAGATCCATGAAGAGAGCGATGTACTCGGCCGTGAACATTGGTCATTTTGGGCTCGCTTCTTACGCCTATACGCATTTCACCTCACCCATAAGAAGGTATCCTGATCTGGTCGTTCACAGACTTTTGAAACTCTACCTTGAACAGAACGGGTATTTCACTCCCGAGCAGATCGAAAAATTCTCCAAAGTGCTTCCAAAGATCGCGAGACACTGTAGTCGAAGAGAAAGAGTCGCGGACGAAGCAGAGTGGGACCTTGTGGCTATGAAGAAGGTGGAATACATAGCTCACCACATAGGAGAGATATTCAACGTTGTTGTGACGAACATCACCAAATTTGGACTGTTTGTGGAGATCCCTGAAAAGAGCATCTCCGGCCTTGTTCACATATCGACACTGGACGACTACTACTACTACGACGAAACAAGAAACATGCTCATCGGAAAGCGAAAGGGAAGGGTCTTCAGGCTGGGAGATGTTCTCAGGGTAAAAGTGATGAGAGCGGACAAGATCAGGGGTGAGATAGACTTTGTGTTGGTGGAGGAGGATGAGGAATGA
- the upp gene encoding uracil phosphoribosyltransferase has translation MKNLVVVDHPLIKHKLTIMRDKNTGPKEFRELLREITLLLAYEATRHLKCEEVEVETPITKTIGYRINDKDIVVVPILRAGLVMADGILELLPNASVGHIGIYRDPETLQAVEYYAKLPSLNDDKEVFLLDPMLATGVSSVKAIEILKENGAKKITLVALIAAPEGVEAVERKYKDVKIYVAALDERLNDHGYIIPGLGDAGDRLFRTK, from the coding sequence ATGAAGAATCTCGTTGTAGTTGACCATCCCCTCATAAAGCACAAACTCACGATCATGAGAGACAAGAACACCGGTCCGAAGGAGTTCAGAGAACTGCTCAGAGAGATAACCCTCCTCCTCGCGTACGAAGCCACGAGACATTTGAAGTGCGAGGAAGTAGAGGTGGAAACTCCCATAACGAAAACGATCGGATACCGTATAAACGATAAGGATATCGTGGTGGTTCCTATTCTCAGAGCCGGTCTTGTGATGGCGGATGGTATTCTTGAATTACTTCCAAACGCGTCTGTGGGACACATAGGAATATACAGAGATCCAGAAACACTTCAGGCAGTGGAATACTATGCCAAACTGCCTTCTCTCAACGATGATAAAGAAGTGTTCCTATTGGATCCCATGCTGGCAACGGGTGTTTCTTCAGTAAAGGCCATTGAGATTTTGAAAGAGAACGGGGCGAAGAAGATCACACTGGTGGCTCTGATCGCGGCTCCAGAGGGAGTGGAAGCGGTGGAAAGAAAATACAAAGATGTTAAAATCTACGTTGCGGCATTAGACGAGCGCCTCAACGATCACGGTTACATCATTCCTGGTCTTGGAGATGCGGGCGACAGACTCTTCAGGACAAAATAA
- the glyA gene encoding serine hydroxymethyltransferase, with the protein MWKHVKQVDPEIYEVLVGELKRQEYGLELIASENFASLAVIETMGSMLTNKYAEGYPKKRYYGGCEWVDRAEELAIERAKKLFGAKFANVQPHSGSQANMAVYLALAQPGDTIMGMSLSHGGHLTHGAPVNFSGKIFKVVPYGVNLETETIDYDEVRRLALEHKPKIIVAGGSAYARIIDFKRFREIADEVGAYLMVDMAHFAGLVAAGIHPNPLEYAHVVTSTTHKTLRGPRGGLILTNDPEIAKAVDKTIFPGIQGGPLMHVIAAKAVCFKEAMTEEFKEYQKQVVKNAKKMAEEFQKRGYRIVSGGTDTHLFLVDLTPKDITGKAAEKALESCGITVNKNTIPNEKRSPFVASGIRIGTPAVTTRGMKEEEMEEIAEMIDLVLSNVTDENGTVKPEVREEVSKRVMELCERFPLYRDKIEGVEI; encoded by the coding sequence GTGTGGAAACATGTAAAACAGGTTGATCCCGAGATATACGAGGTTCTTGTGGGCGAGTTGAAGCGCCAAGAGTACGGTCTGGAGCTGATCGCCTCTGAGAACTTCGCGTCACTCGCTGTCATAGAGACCATGGGAAGCATGCTCACCAACAAGTACGCAGAAGGATACCCGAAGAAGAGGTACTACGGTGGTTGCGAGTGGGTGGATCGAGCAGAAGAACTCGCCATAGAGAGGGCAAAGAAGTTGTTTGGTGCTAAATTTGCAAACGTTCAGCCACACTCCGGATCTCAGGCGAACATGGCGGTTTATCTGGCACTCGCCCAACCCGGAGACACGATCATGGGAATGTCCCTGTCACACGGGGGCCATCTCACCCATGGAGCACCGGTGAATTTCTCAGGGAAGATCTTCAAGGTGGTACCCTACGGAGTCAATCTGGAAACGGAAACGATAGATTACGACGAAGTCAGAAGACTCGCTCTGGAACACAAGCCGAAGATAATCGTTGCGGGTGGAAGCGCTTACGCCAGAATCATCGACTTCAAGAGATTCAGAGAGATCGCCGATGAGGTTGGAGCGTACCTGATGGTGGATATGGCTCACTTCGCCGGACTCGTCGCGGCGGGAATTCATCCGAATCCTTTGGAGTACGCCCATGTGGTGACTTCCACCACTCACAAGACTCTCAGGGGTCCCAGGGGTGGCTTGATCCTCACGAACGATCCAGAGATCGCCAAAGCCGTGGATAAAACCATATTCCCCGGTATTCAGGGCGGGCCTCTCATGCACGTCATAGCGGCGAAAGCCGTCTGTTTCAAGGAAGCCATGACGGAGGAGTTCAAAGAATATCAGAAACAGGTAGTCAAAAATGCTAAAAAGATGGCTGAAGAGTTCCAGAAACGAGGTTACAGAATCGTTTCTGGAGGAACCGATACACACCTGTTCCTGGTGGATCTCACACCAAAAGACATAACTGGTAAAGCCGCAGAGAAGGCTCTGGAAAGCTGCGGAATCACGGTGAACAAAAACACCATTCCCAACGAAAAGAGATCGCCGTTTGTGGCGAGCGGTATCAGAATAGGAACACCCGCTGTTACAACCCGCGGGATGAAGGAAGAAGAGATGGAAGAGATCGCCGAGATGATAGACCTGGTTCTTTCGAACGTGACCGATGAAAACGGAACGGTGAAACCAGAGGTGAGGGAAGAGGTTTCAAAGAGGGTAATGGAACTCTGTGAGAGATTCCCTCTGTACCGAGACAAGATCGAAGGGGTGGAAATATGA
- the cysS gene encoding cysteine--tRNA ligase, producing the protein MRITNTMTGKKEEFVPIQPGVVRMYVCGPTVYDLIHVGNARPAVVFDVFRRYLEYRGYRVIMVQNFTDIDDKIINKANQLGVDYQTVADTFIAEYWRDAHALGIRPANFHPRTTDFVDDIVEIIERLVEKGFAYQTETGVYFDVRKFEKYGELSKKKIDDLIAGARVEVDETKKFPLDFSLWKKAKPGEPCWKSPWGEGRPGWHIECTVMSVKILGESFDIHAGGEDLVFPHHENEKAQTEALTGKVFARYWMHNGMVRFLGDKMSKSTGNIFTVREAVKKYGRDGLRYMILSKHYRSPMDFSEDLLQDYSRAVRRVWEILGRYEKSGETGIPKRNTIYEEYVSRFVEALDDDFNTPVAVSLIFELARNLSKAMDDNDRENALLYYHLIRREFGPVLGLFDLNEEKKEVSSEELLKLLIEVRDVLRKEKRYDLSDRIRDHLREIGIVLKDTPSGTEYTVK; encoded by the coding sequence ATGAGAATAACCAACACCATGACAGGAAAAAAAGAAGAATTTGTGCCTATTCAACCTGGTGTTGTGAGGATGTACGTGTGTGGACCCACCGTGTACGACCTCATCCACGTGGGAAACGCGAGACCCGCAGTGGTATTCGATGTGTTCAGAAGGTATCTCGAATACAGGGGATACAGGGTCATAATGGTTCAAAATTTTACGGATATAGACGACAAGATCATAAACAAGGCGAATCAGCTCGGTGTCGACTACCAAACCGTGGCGGATACCTTCATAGCCGAGTACTGGAGAGATGCTCATGCCCTCGGTATAAGACCGGCGAATTTTCACCCCAGGACCACCGATTTCGTTGATGATATTGTTGAGATAATAGAGAGACTCGTAGAAAAAGGTTTTGCGTATCAAACGGAAACGGGTGTCTATTTCGATGTGAGAAAGTTTGAAAAATACGGTGAACTCTCTAAAAAGAAAATAGATGATCTCATCGCGGGTGCCAGAGTCGAGGTAGACGAAACGAAGAAGTTTCCTCTCGATTTCTCGCTCTGGAAAAAAGCCAAACCTGGTGAACCTTGCTGGAAGTCCCCCTGGGGAGAAGGAAGACCAGGATGGCACATAGAGTGTACGGTTATGTCCGTGAAAATCCTGGGAGAGAGTTTCGATATACACGCGGGTGGGGAAGATCTCGTGTTTCCGCACCACGAGAACGAGAAAGCCCAGACCGAAGCCCTGACCGGTAAAGTTTTCGCGAGATACTGGATGCACAACGGCATGGTCAGGTTCCTTGGTGATAAGATGAGCAAATCGACAGGAAACATCTTCACCGTCCGTGAAGCCGTGAAAAAGTACGGTAGAGACGGTTTGAGATACATGATTCTCTCGAAACACTACAGGTCACCGATGGACTTCTCTGAAGATCTTCTTCAGGATTACTCAAGGGCGGTCAGACGCGTCTGGGAGATTCTTGGGCGATATGAAAAATCTGGAGAAACCGGAATACCCAAGAGAAACACCATCTATGAGGAGTACGTGAGTCGTTTTGTGGAAGCCCTTGACGACGATTTCAACACACCGGTGGCGGTGTCGTTGATTTTTGAACTTGCAAGAAACCTCAGCAAGGCGATGGATGACAACGACCGTGAAAATGCCCTTCTGTACTATCACCTGATCAGAAGAGAGTTTGGACCCGTTCTGGGACTTTTCGATCTCAACGAAGAGAAAAAAGAAGTTTCCTCAGAAGAACTACTCAAACTGCTGATAGAAGTGAGAGATGTCCTGAGGAAGGAGAAAAGATACGATCTTTCTGATCGAATAAGAGATCACCTCAGAGAGATTGGAATCGTTTTGAAGGATACCCCTTCGGGGACAGAATACACTGTCAAGTGA
- a CDS encoding chemotaxis protein CheW: protein MELKVVTFKLGNQVFGVDIMKVESIVEVERIVPVPETAEYIEGVMNLRGRIIPVVNLRKKFKMPDIDDKKKAKIIVSMVKDTLIGFLVDDVSEVLTLTESDIEQPPQNLAGKGKSYILGFAKVRDDIVIILNIEEVLTSEELVEISNINI from the coding sequence ATGGAACTGAAGGTGGTGACGTTCAAGCTGGGAAACCAAGTGTTCGGCGTGGACATCATGAAAGTGGAGAGCATAGTCGAAGTGGAAAGGATCGTTCCCGTTCCAGAGACGGCGGAGTACATAGAGGGAGTCATGAACCTCAGAGGGAGAATCATTCCGGTGGTGAATCTCAGAAAGAAGTTCAAGATGCCAGATATAGATGACAAGAAGAAGGCGAAGATCATTGTTTCGATGGTGAAAGACACGCTGATCGGTTTCTTGGTGGACGACGTGAGCGAGGTTCTGACGCTTACAGAGAGCGATATCGAACAACCTCCTCAGAATCTCGCAGGAAAAGGGAAGAGCTACATTCTCGGGTTTGCAAAGGTCCGTGACGATATCGTGATCATTTTGAACATAGAAGAGGTTCTCACTTCGGAGGAACTGGTGGAGATCAGCAATATAAACATATGA
- a CDS encoding biotin/lipoyl-containing protein has product MVRKFRVVVNGKEYIVEVEEIGNVSKKESTKPLKEVSQRVVQEIPKEEPKPVVVEREESSEEEKLVKAPMAGIVLKVLVKEGQKVSVGDKLLVFEAMKMENELQSEFSGTVKEILVKEGDNIETGQILMKIV; this is encoded by the coding sequence ATGGTCAGAAAGTTCAGAGTGGTAGTGAACGGAAAGGAGTACATTGTGGAAGTAGAGGAGATAGGAAACGTTAGCAAAAAAGAATCGACAAAACCATTGAAAGAAGTATCTCAGAGGGTTGTTCAGGAAATTCCTAAGGAAGAACCAAAACCGGTTGTGGTAGAAAGAGAAGAATCTTCGGAGGAAGAAAAACTGGTTAAGGCCCCTATGGCCGGGATCGTTCTGAAGGTACTCGTAAAAGAGGGTCAAAAAGTGAGCGTGGGAGATAAACTACTCGTTTTTGAAGCTATGAAGATGGAAAACGAGCTTCAGTCCGAGTTTTCTGGGACAGTAAAAGAGATCCTTGTGAAAGAGGGAGACAACATAGAAACGGGTCAGATACTCATGAAAATCGTGTGA